Proteins found in one Hyla sarda isolate aHylSar1 chromosome 7, aHylSar1.hap1, whole genome shotgun sequence genomic segment:
- the BTF3L4 gene encoding transcription factor BTF3 homolog 4 isoform X2 has protein sequence MNQEKLAKLQAQVRIGGKGTARRKKKVVHRTATADDKKLQSSLKKLAVNNIAGIEEVNMIKDDGTVIHFNNPKVQASLSANTFAITGHAEVKQITEMLPGILSQLGADSLTSLRKLAEQFPRQVLDSKVPKPEDIEEEDDDVPELVENFDEASKNEAN, from the exons ATGAATCAAGAAAAACTAGCAAAACTTCAAGCTCAGGTCCGGATAGGTGGTAAG GGAACAGCCCGCAGAAAGAAGAAGGTTGTGCACAGAACGGCAACAGCAGATGACAAGAAACTTCAGAGCTCCCTCAAGAAACTGGCAGTAAATAACATTGCTGGAATTGAGGAG GTTAATATGATTAAAGACGACGGCACAGTTATCCACTTCAACAACCCCAAGGTTCAAGCTTCCCTCTCTGCCAACACATTTGCAATCACTGGTCATGCAGAAGTCAAGCAGATCACAGAAATGCTCCCAGGTATCCTAAGTCAACTGGGAGCCGACAGCCTCACAAGTCTCCGCAAGCTAGCCGAACAGTTCCCCCGCCAGG TATTGGACAGTAAGGTGCCTAAAccagaggacatagaagaggaggATGATGACGTCCCTG aACTTGTAGAGAATTTTGATGAAGCGTCGAAAAACGAAGCAAATTGA